One Ochotona princeps isolate mOchPri1 chromosome 25, mOchPri1.hap1, whole genome shotgun sequence genomic region harbors:
- the ZYX gene encoding zyxin gives MAAPRPPPAISVSVSAPAFYAPQKKFGPVVAPKPKVNPFRPGDSEPSSAAGAQRAQMGRVGEIPPPPPEDFPLPPPPPIGDGDDAEGALGGAFPPPPPPIEEPFPPAPLEEDIFPSPPPPMEEEGVPDAPMPPPPQPREKVSSIDLEIDSLSSLLDDMTKNDPFKARVSSGYVPPPVATPFIPKASPKPAASGTAPLPPWKTPPSSQPQAQPQAKPQVQVHVQSQPPAPAQPVSSANAQSRGPPAPSPAPAPKFSPVAPKFAPVASKFSPGAPSGAGSQPSQKLGLPEAPASTGTGSPQPPNFTYAQQKEKPRVQEKQAPVPPPAPKQNQVRSPGAPGPLTLKEVEELEQLTQQLMQDMEHPQRQNVAASETCGRCHQPLARAQPAVRALGHLFHITCFTCHVCEQQLQGQQFYSLEGSPYCEGCYTNTLEKCNTCGQPITDRMLRATGKAYHPQCFTCVVCACPLEGTSFIVDQANQPHCVPDYHKQYAPRCSVCGEPIMPEPGRDETVRVVALDKNFHMKCYKCEDCGKPLSIEADDNGCFPLDGHVLCRKCHTARAQT, from the exons ATGGCGGCCCCCCGCCCGCCTCCCGCGATCTCCGTCTCGGTCTCGGCTCCGGCATTTTACGCCCCGCAGAAGAAGTTCGGCCCGGTGGTGGCCCCGAAGCCCAAAGTGAATCCTTTTCGGCCCGGGGACAGCGAGCCTTCCTCAGCGGCCGGAGCCCAACGTGCACAGATGGGCCGGGTGGGCGAGATCCCCCCGCCGCCCCCGGAAG ACTTTCCCTTACCCCCACCGCCGCCAATTGGGGATGGTGACGACGCGGAGGGTGCCCTGGGAGGTGccttcccacctcctcctcccccgaTCGAGGAACCGTTTCCCCCAGCACCTCTGGAGGAGGACATCTTTCCTTCCCCACCGCCTCCGATGGAGGAAGAGGGGGTGCCTGATGCCCCCATGCCGCCCCCGCCACAG CCCAGGGAGAAGGTGAGCAGCATCGACCTGGAGATTGACTCTTTGTCCTCACTGCTGGATGACATGACCAAGAACGATCCCTTCAAAGCCCGG GTGTCATCTGGATATGTACCCCCACCGGTCGCCACTCCGTTCATTCCGAAGGCCAGTCCTAAGCCTGCAGCGAGTGGCACAGCACCCCTGCCTCCCTGGAAGACCCCTCCTAGCTCCCAgcctcaggcccagccccaggccaagCCTCAGGTCCAGGTGCACGTGCAGTCTCAGCCCCCGGCTCCTGCCCAGCCTGTGTCTTCGGCTAACGCACAGTCCCGAGGTCCTCCAGCTCCGTCTCCAGCTCCAGCCCCGAAGTTTTCTCCAGTGGCTCCGAAGTTTGCTCCTGTGGCGTCTAAGTTCAGCCCTGGAGCCCCAAGTGGAGCTGGGTCACAGCCCAGTCAAAAACTAGGGCTTCCGGAGGCTCCTGCTTCCACTGGCACAGGTTCCCCTCAGCCCCCCAACTTCACCTATGCTCAGCAGAAGGAGAAGCCCAGAGTGCAGGAGAAGCAGGCTCCTGTGCCCCCACCTGCTCCGAAGCAGAACCAG GTACGCTCCCCTGGGGCCCCGGGACCCCTGACTCTGAAGGAGGtggaggagctggagcagctgaccCAGCAGCTGATGCAGGACATGGAGCACCCTCAGAGGCAGAACGTAGCTGCCAGCG AGACGTGTGGCCGCTGCCATCAGCCCTTGGCCCGGGCGCAGCCTGCGGTCCGTGCACTGGGGCACTTGTTTCACATCACCTGCTTTACCTGCCACGTATGTGAGCAGCAGCTCCAGGGACAGCAGTTCTACAGCCTGGAGGGGTCGCCCTACTGTGAGGGCTGCTACACT AACACCCTGGAGAAGTGCAACACGTGCGGCCAGCCCATCACCGACCGCATGCTGAGGGCCACCGGCAAAGCCTACCACCCACAGTGCTTCACCTGTGTGGTCTGCGCCTGCCCCCTGGAGGGCACCTCCTTCATCGTGGATCAGGCCAACCAGCCCCACTGCGTCCCCGACTACCACAA GCAGTACGCCCCGAGATGCTCTGTCTGTGGGGAGCCCATCATGCCTGAGCCTGGCCGTGATGAGACCGTGCGCGTGGTCGCCCTGGACAAGAACTTCCACATGAAGTGTTATAAGTGTGAG GACTGTGGGAAGCCCCTGTCCATTGAGGCAGACGACAACGGCTGCTTCCCCTTGGATGGCCACGTGCTTTGCCGCAAGTGCCACACTgctagagcccagacctga